From the Anolis sagrei isolate rAnoSag1 chromosome 12, rAnoSag1.mat, whole genome shotgun sequence genome, one window contains:
- the YIF1A gene encoding protein YIF1A, producing MAYPPGYGGPGSKHRTRAPPMPQSPDAPQLFDDTSSAYGLPQTGYPAPGIDMGFNQIFADPVANVAMAYGTSIASQGKDIMHKEIHRFMSINNLKYFFAVDTTYVMKKLALLVFPYMHQNWEVRYHRDVPLTPRQDVNAPDLYIPSMAFITYILLAGMALGLQKRFSPEVLGMCASTAFVWVVIEVLALLLGLYLATVQSDLSTFDLLAYCGYKYVGMILAVMGGLIFGSNGYYIAWAWASCALMYFMVRSLRMKILPSMVQEGLSRPSGRAQMYVTLAAAAFQPLILYWLTVQLVH from the exons ATGGCTTACCCTCCCGGCTATGGAGGCCCAG GTTCCAAACACAGGACGAGGGCCCCTCCGATGCCGCAGAGCCCGGATGCCCCCCAGCTGTTTGACGACACCAGTTCAGCCTATGGCCTACCGCAGACGGGATACCCCGCCCCGGGGATTGACATGGGCTTCAACCAGATATTTGCAGACCCCGTGGCCAACGTTGCAATGGCCTACGGCACCAGCATTGCATCTCAAGGCAAAGATATCATGCACAAGGAG ATCCACCGGTTCATGTCGATCAACAACTTGAAGTACTTCTTTGCGGTGGACACCACATACGTGATGAAGAAGCTGGCTCTTCTGGTTTTCCCTTACATGCATCAG AACTGGGAGGTCCGCTACCATCGCGACGTGCCTCTCACTCCCAGGCAGGATGTCAATGCGCCTGACCTCTATATTCCCA GTATGGCCTTTATCACCTATATTCTATTGGCTGGGATGGCCCTTGGTCTACAGAAGAG GTTCTCTCCGGAGGTCCTTGGGATGTGCGCCAGCACTGCCTTTGTGTGGGTGGTCATTGAAGTCCTTGCGCTCCTCCTGGGCCTCTACTTGGCCACCGTTCAGAGCGACCTCAGCACATTCGACTTGCTGGCTTACTGTGGCTACAAATACGTCGG GATGATCCTTGCTGTGATGGGCGGCTTGATCTTCGGCAGCAACGGCTATTATATTGCCTGGGCCTGGGCCTCTTGTGCCCTGATGTATTTCATG GTTCGTTCCTTGCGGATGAAGATCCTGCCTTCCATGGTGCAAGAAGGGCTAAGCCGACCCAGCGGACGGGCCCAGATGTACGTCACGCTCGCGGCTGCAGCGTTCCAGCCCCTGATCCTCTATTGGCTGACGGTGCAGCTGGTGCATTGA